The Candidatus Defluviibacterium haderslevense DNA window GATCAAAGGAAATTCATTCACAATAAATAAACCAAAAGTCGATTACTTTAATTCAGGATATCGGTTTTTCATTTCCAATAAAACATATCAGGTTCTACCAAATTCTAGAAACTCTAAAAATGAATATAAAATATTATCACCTGATTCCAGTTCATGTAGCTTAACACTTAATGTAGATTCCAATTATTTAAGTGGACGATTTATAGATGCCACTTCATTTACTTATTTACTTTCTGCGACAAAATTAAATAACCAATGGTTCGGTAAAACTCAAGATAAAACAGGTAAATGGATTGATTTCAAATTTGAAGTTTCAAATGATAATAATATAAAGAATAGTCTTAAAAAAGATTCAGCTTCAAATTCACAAATTGGTTATATGGGTCAAGTGACTTATCCTTTTATGGCATATGGATGGACCAATAAACCAAAAACTCAAAATTTATTGATAAAAAATGCCACGATTTGGACCTGTGAAATGGAAGGTAAATTATTGAATACCGATCTACTAATAAAAAATGGAAAGATTGAAAAAATAGGAAAAGACCTTTCTGAACCAAATGTTTTAATTATTGATGCACTTGGAAAACACATTACTCCCGGCATCATTGATGAACATTCGCATATCGCAATTTCAAAAGGGGTCAATGAATGTACACAATCAAATACAGCAGAGGTTCGCATTGGTGATGTAATTAATCCTGACGACATTAATATCTATAGGCAATTAGGTGGAGGGGTAACCACTTCTCAGTTACTACACGGTTCTTGTAATCCTATAGGTGGGCAATCTGCAATTATCAAATTACGTTGGGGATCTTCAGCAGAAGACATGAAATTTCAAGGTGCAGATGGATTTATAAAATTTGCTCTTGGGGAAAACGTAAAAAGATCTTCCGGAAATAATAATGTCAGGTACCCCGATTCACGAATGGGTGTAGAACAAATATATGTTGATGCATTCACTCGTGCTAAAAGATATAATGATCTTCGCAATACAAAATCCGAAAATCCAATAAGACAAGATTTAGAATTAGATGCGCTCGCAGAAATCCTTAATAAAAAAAGGTTTATTACCTGCCATTCTTATGTACAATCGGAAATTAATATGTTAATGCATGTTGCGTCTGATTTTGGGTTTAAAATAAATACGTTTACCCACATACTCGAAGGTTATAAATTGGCAGATAAAATGAAAAATCATGGCGTTGGTGCTTCTTCATTTTCAGATTGGTGGGCATATAAATTCGAAGTTTATGAAGCAATCCCATACAATGGTGCAATTTTACACGATCAAGGTGTGGTAACTGCTTATAATTCTGATGATGCTGAAATGGCAAGAAGACTAAACCAGGAAGCAGCAAAAGCAATAAAATATGGAAATGTAAGTGAAGAAGAAGCACTCAAATTCGTCACTCTAAATCCTGCAAAATTATTACATATAGACAATCGAGTTGGAAGTATTAAGATAGGCAAGGATGCTGACTTTGTCATTTGGAATAACCATCCACTATCAATGTATGCCAGCCCTGAGATGACTTTCATAGACGGAATTAAATATTATGATAAATCACAGCAAGAACAATTGGAATCAGCAAATAACCAAGAAAGAACCCGCATTATTCAAAAAATGATCCAAAAAAAATCTGAAGGCCAGGCATCCATATCTTTTGCCTCACCACCGAAAAAATTATATCATTGTGATGATCATGAAGCAGAATAAAATTCATTTAACCGGTAAAAAATTAAACATGTCACTCATTAAAATTAATAGACTTTGGGTTCATTTAATGATCTTTAATTTCATTTTTATTTCATTTATAAATGCCCAAATTCCAGCTTTAGACCAACAAAAAGATATTGTTTTAAAGGGTGGAAGAATTCATGTTGGAAATGGGCAAATTATTGAATCAGGAATTATTGTTTTATCAAAATCAAAAATTAAATATGTCGGAACCGATTACAAAGTTTTAAATCAAAACGAAATAGAAATTGACATATCCAATAAAGAAGTGTATCCTGGATTTATTGCGCCTAATTCCACAGTAGGACTTGCAGAAATCGAATTGGTAAAAGCAACCATGGACCAACAAGAATTAGGTGCGATGAACCCTAATATCAGATCTATTATAGCTTATAATACGGATTCGAAAATAATCCCTACGTTGAGATCCAATGGTGTATTATTAAGTCAAATAAGTCCTGTAGGCGGTGTGATCTCTGGCCAAACTGCAATTGTCGAAATGGATGCTTGGAATTGGGAGGACGCTGCTTACAAATCTGATGAAGGTATAAGTTTAAATTGGCCTAATTCAAATTTCAACCAAGGTTGGTGGGGTGAACCGCAAAAGACATCGAAGAATGATCAATATGAAAAAGAAATTCTTGCTCTTAAAAATTATTTTGATCAAGCAAAATCTTATGCAACTATTGTGAATCAAAGTGAAAAAAATTTAGCATTTGAATCTATGAGAGGTTTATGGAATGGAACAAAAAAATTATATATCCATGTTGATTTTGCAAAAACAATTATTCATAGTATTCAGTTTGCTGAAAAATATGGTATTAAGCCTGTAATTGTAGGAGGTGCTGATTCATGGCGTATTACAGATTTTTTGAAAACTCATAATATTTCTATTATTTTAAATCAAGCCCATAGTCTTCCTATAAGAGAAGATGAATCTATTTCGCAATCTTACAAGACACCCTATTTACTTTCAGAAGCGGGCATATTGTTTTGTTTAAGTATGGACGGTTTTTGGCAACAAAGAAATCTCGCTTTTCAAGCAGGACAGGCTATCGCATTTGGTTTATCTAAGGAAGCTGCATTATCAAGTATTACTTATAATACAGCCAAAATCTTAGGCATAGACCAATCTGTTGGAACTTTAGAAATAGGCAAGGACGCTACTCTATTTATAAGCGAAGGCGATGCGCTTGACATTAAAACCCAAAATATTATCAAGGCTTATATCCGGGGAAAAGAAATAGATCTAGATAATGTACATAAGCAATTATATAAAAAGTACAATTCAAAATATCATCCTGAATTAAGGTAATTAGTTCAATCTTATTTTTAAATTTTATATTTCTATCGAATTAAGGTAACAGATCCTTTTTTCGAAATATTTCTTAAGACAGCATTCGCATCATCCCCAAACTTAAGATCATAATTTAAATAATAAATATAAGATTCCATAGGTGCAGGTGCATCCTTATATCTTCCATTCCATCCTGGTAAACTAAGATCATTTGATTCATATACTTTTAGACCCCACCGATTATACACGTTAAATGATATCCGAATTAATTCAGCAGGGCAATCTTTTGGTTTAATGGGCCGAAAGACTTTATTAAGTTCCTCATTATTTTCTGGTGTAAAAATATTGGGTACAAGGACGCAATCTTCACAATTAAAAATGATAACATTATAACTAAAAATAGAATCACATCCACTTGGAGATGGTATCTTTATTAAACTGGATCTACCAGGCTTATCAATTTTTACGCCATGCCTAAATATTGGTTGATTACAAAACAGTGTATCTGGCTTATTTAATTGGACAAACGGGATAATGACTTTAAGATTTATAGTTACTATTTCATCACAAGAATTAGATCGAATGGTGTCTACAAATATTCCTTCTTTACGATATTCTTTCCCATTTAATAAATAGGAATCACCACTACAAATACTTGGATTTTCAACCCTCTTTGAAAAAGCAGCAACTTGAATGGTTCCAATGATCGAATCACAACCATCCCTATTTTTTATGTTAATAACATAATTACCTTTTGTGGAATAGTTTAAGCCAAATTGTGATTTTGAGGAACCACAAGTTATGGTATCATTAAGCGTACCTAAATTTGTTAATGAATTTGAACTTAAAGTTAGAATAATAATGGAATCACATGAATTATTGAGCTTAATGGTGTCTGAATAAATTCCAGCACTGAATAATTCTCTACCATTAAAAGTAAATGGTTTTCCAGCACACAGTGTTGCTGAAATTCTTCCAATCTGATAGGGTGAAATCACAATAATATGCTCATAGGGTACACTGATGCAACCATATTGCATAATCTTTGTGATTTTGTAGGTTCCAGGATTCGCAAAAATATAATCCACATCACCTTTTTTCTCGAATACGTCATTTCCTATACTCCAAATATGCTTTGCTAAACTATCACCAGTTGAAAAATCCTTAAAATGAACTGTTGTATTAGGGCAAGCTTGCTTTGGTCCATCTATCAATGGATTTAAATTTATGGTCGATGCGCACTCTGTTCGGAATAAAATGGAAGTATCCTTATAATTAGTATAGGCTAAAGTTTTTTGACCTGTATTGGTTTGATAAGTAAAGTCAGCTATGGTCCAATTAGGTTGATATCGGGATAATTCAAAAGTTACATCAATATCATGACACCCGGATAAAAATTGATCATCTGTCTTAATAATGAGACCTTGAAATGCTACATTTGAAGCATATGCTGTACTAAATCCGGATATAATGACTCCCCCAATTGCAGATCTGCGTACTCTGGTATATTGGGATCCTTTCATATTATAAATGAAAGCATTCTTAATACTTCCGTCTTGGTTGATAATATATAATGCATTCTTATTTGGTGAATTAGGACCACTCGCACCATGCGCTGTAAACGCAAAAGTACTTACTCCGATAGCATATGATCCATCAGCCAAAACCGCAAGACCCTCTCCAATAGATCCCGCATCACTACCTACACTGACTTCATAAATGTTAGTAAAATAAGTATTAAGCGCTGAATCCGTTTTTATCAAAAAAACATCATATTCGGAGCTTTGATGATTTTCCTCAAGGAGG harbors:
- a CDS encoding amidohydrolase family protein, whose product is MKQNKIHLTGKKLNMSLIKINRLWVHLMIFNFIFISFINAQIPALDQQKDIVLKGGRIHVGNGQIIESGIIVLSKSKIKYVGTDYKVLNQNEIEIDISNKEVYPGFIAPNSTVGLAEIELVKATMDQQELGAMNPNIRSIIAYNTDSKIIPTLRSNGVLLSQISPVGGVISGQTAIVEMDAWNWEDAAYKSDEGISLNWPNSNFNQGWWGEPQKTSKNDQYEKEILALKNYFDQAKSYATIVNQSEKNLAFESMRGLWNGTKKLYIHVDFAKTIIHSIQFAEKYGIKPVIVGGADSWRITDFLKTHNISIILNQAHSLPIREDESISQSYKTPYLLSEAGILFCLSMDGFWQQRNLAFQAGQAIAFGLSKEAALSSITYNTAKILGIDQSVGTLEIGKDATLFISEGDALDIKTQNIIKAYIRGKEIDLDNVHKQLYKKYNSKYHPELR
- a CDS encoding gliding motility-associated C-terminal domain-containing protein, translated to MRLIIKEIIHSTIFCIMFCFSIQTFAQNIQFQKLYYSKAFTPGIKNSYTNFYDVESFSDGGFVTLGFLTDTFNRSEGIITKYDCLGNPIWSKGLGPSGSPTNTNMGIVEADSGDVVFTFSLGTGFFQASILCGRISATGKVKWMRRIGNNLEFGRDIVMTRDSGFVVVGSTGSYGSDRIADDLYMFKLDRNGNILWTKTYGNPSGTYDEAYAVKTDSEDNLIITGRCIADSTFQAFILKASPLGVPLYFKTYGYHNQRTNAFDLVVDSEDNYLITGFTTLLEENHQSSEYDVFLIKTDSALNTYFTNIYEVSVGSDAGSIGEGLAVLADGSYAIGVSTFAFTAHGASGPNSPNKNALYIINQDGSIKNAFIYNMKGSQYTRVRRSAIGGVIISGFSTAYASNVAFQGLIIKTDDQFLSGCHDIDVTFELSRYQPNWTIADFTYQTNTGQKTLAYTNYKDTSILFRTECASTINLNPLIDGPKQACPNTTVHFKDFSTGDSLAKHIWSIGNDVFEKKGDVDYIFANPGTYKITKIMQYGCISVPYEHIIVISPYQIGRISATLCAGKPFTFNGRELFSAGIYSDTIKLNNSCDSIIILTLSSNSLTNLGTLNDTITCGSSKSQFGLNYSTKGNYVINIKNRDGCDSIIGTIQVAAFSKRVENPSICSGDSYLLNGKEYRKEGIFVDTIRSNSCDEIVTINLKVIIPFVQLNKPDTLFCNQPIFRHGVKIDKPGRSSLIKIPSPSGCDSIFSYNVIIFNCEDCVLVPNIFTPENNEELNKVFRPIKPKDCPAELIRISFNVYNRWGLKVYESNDLSLPGWNGRYKDAPAPMESYIYYLNYDLKFGDDANAVLRNISKKGSVTLIR
- a CDS encoding amidohydrolase family protein, with translation MIRYGILLIYFLCSTFLSLAQTTFPVNGVNHPDQTSYLFKNATIHVDPLTTIDNGMMLIRNGNIVAIGSNINIPIDAIIRDLSGAHIYPSFIEILSDYGIPEPKKIQGIQSMISNKEGAFSWNEALRPEINASDLFTVKNDQVGSLRDLGFGTVNTHYADGISRGGSTIVLLGDKNEHQMMLKPLACHVLSFNKGLSSQDYPSSLMGSIALLRQTYMDGKYYQNSNLSKEINLSLQAWNEKIKLPQIFIANDKYDVLRADRLAKEFNQTYMIKTGGDEYQRIEEIKKTNAKLIVPLNFPPLYEVEDPYDALQIDLADLKHWELAPSNPHILEENSIPFVFTSSGLKDRKLFLDQIRTAISRGLSPEKALFAITQGPAEFLEISNIVGSLKQGLLANFIITNGQLFDTKTIILENWIKGNSFTINKPKVDYFNSGYRFFISNKTYQVLPNSRNSKNEYKILSPDSSSCSLTLNVDSNYLSGRFIDATSFTYLLSATKLNNQWFGKTQDKTGKWIDFKFEVSNDNNIKNSLKKDSASNSQIGYMGQVTYPFMAYGWTNKPKTQNLLIKNATIWTCEMEGKLLNTDLLIKNGKIEKIGKDLSEPNVLIIDALGKHITPGIIDEHSHIAISKGVNECTQSNTAEVRIGDVINPDDINIYRQLGGGVTTSQLLHGSCNPIGGQSAIIKLRWGSSAEDMKFQGADGFIKFALGENVKRSSGNNNVRYPDSRMGVEQIYVDAFTRAKRYNDLRNTKSENPIRQDLELDALAEILNKKRFITCHSYVQSEINMLMHVASDFGFKINTFTHILEGYKLADKMKNHGVGASSFSDWWAYKFEVYEAIPYNGAILHDQGVVTAYNSDDAEMARRLNQEAAKAIKYGNVSEEEALKFVTLNPAKLLHIDNRVGSIKIGKDADFVIWNNHPLSMYASPEMTFIDGIKYYDKSQQEQLESANNQERTRIIQKMIQKKSEGQASISFASPPKKLYHCDDHEAE